In one Lachnospiraceae bacterium GAM79 genomic region, the following are encoded:
- the folE gene encoding GTP cyclohydrolase I FolE, translating into MAIDKEAIKEHIRGILVALGDDPDREGLKETPDRVARMYEEVFEGMNYTNDEIAEMFGKTFKEEDAAHTSDMVFVKDIEVFSYCEHHMALMYDMKVSVAYIPHGRVLGLSKIARIADMVAKRLQLQERIGSDIAYVVGKAAGSPDVAVLIEANHSCMTARGIKKPGTKTYTTTFRGAFENDVNLQNKVLMMNR; encoded by the coding sequence ATGGCAATTGATAAAGAAGCAATAAAGGAGCATATTCGTGGAATCCTTGTAGCGCTTGGTGATGACCCTGACCGGGAAGGCTTAAAAGAGACACCGGACCGTGTTGCGCGAATGTATGAAGAAGTATTTGAGGGAATGAATTATACCAACGATGAGATTGCTGAGATGTTTGGCAAGACATTCAAAGAGGAAGATGCAGCACATACAAGTGATATGGTATTCGTAAAGGATATCGAGGTGTTTAGCTACTGCGAACATCATATGGCATTGATGTATGATATGAAGGTGTCAGTGGCATACATCCCACATGGCAGGGTCTTAGGACTCAGCAAGATCGCACGGATTGCAGACATGGTAGCGAAGCGGTTGCAGCTTCAGGAGCGGATCGGATCCGATATCGCATATGTGGTTGGAAAGGCAGCAGGCTCACCGGATGTAGCCGTACTGATCGAGGCCAATCATAGCTGCATGACAGCAAGGGGCATTAAGAAGCCGGGAACGAAGACCTATACAACGACGTTCCGTGGTGCATTTGAGAATGATGTGAATTTACAGAATAAAGTATTGATGATGAACCGATAG
- the queE gene encoding putative 7-carboxy-7-deazaguanine synthase QueE: MAKFKVAERFVSINGESVKAGELAVFIRFTGCNLNCSYCDTKWANEADAPYEELTDEEIYDYIKRTGVRNVTLTGGEPLIQKDIDKLLLMLAMDEELQVEVETNGSVDIAEFKALTDRVAFTLDYKLPGSGMESNMCFSNYNYIDKKDAVKFVSGSIKDLETARDIIHEWALDIKSNVYISPVYGKINPEDIVDFMIENEMNGVKLQLQLHKYIWDPEMRGV; the protein is encoded by the coding sequence ATGGCAAAATTTAAAGTAGCGGAACGATTTGTCAGCATCAACGGTGAATCCGTAAAAGCCGGAGAATTGGCAGTATTTATTCGTTTTACAGGCTGCAACCTGAATTGCAGTTACTGTGATACCAAATGGGCAAATGAAGCAGATGCCCCATACGAAGAACTGACGGATGAAGAAATCTATGACTATATCAAACGAACCGGAGTCAGAAACGTGACATTAACCGGTGGAGAACCATTGATCCAGAAGGATATCGATAAGCTGCTCCTGATGCTGGCGATGGATGAGGAGCTTCAGGTAGAAGTAGAGACAAACGGAAGTGTTGATATCGCAGAGTTTAAAGCACTGACAGACCGGGTAGCATTTACACTTGATTATAAGCTTCCGGGAAGCGGAATGGAAAGTAATATGTGCTTTTCAAATTATAACTACATTGATAAGAAGGATGCGGTAAAGTTCGTATCCGGCTCGATCAAGGATCTGGAAACAGCAAGAGACATTATTCATGAATGGGCATTGGATATCAAATCAAACGTCTATATCAGTCCGGTATACGGTAAGATCAATCCGGAGGATATCGTTGATTTTATGATCGAGAATGAAATGAATGGTGTAAAATTACAGTTACAGCTTCATAAGTATATCTGGGATCCGGAGATGCGCGGAGTGTAA
- the thrC gene encoding threonine synthase encodes MELIYRSTRNANETATASEAILKGLANEGGLFVPDSIPALDVSLTDLAQMNYQQVAYEVMKLMFTDFTEEELKHCINSAYDKKFDTPEIAPLVHKAGAYYLELFHGSTIAFKDMALSILPYLLTTSAKKNHVKNEIVILTATSGDTGKAALAGFADVSGTKIIVFYPKHGVSPIQEKQMVTQKGENTFVVGITGNFDDAQTGVKKMFSDEKLASYMDEKGYQFSSANSINIGRLVPQMVYYVYAYTRLVKDGTIKAGDKINVVVPTGNFGNILAAYYAKEMGLPIAKFVCASNDNKVLYDFFTTGTYDRNREFILTTSPSMDILISSNLERLIYKIAGNDAEKNAALMKQLSTEGVYTITDEMKAKLAEFAGGYATEAETSATIKKVYESDSYIMDTHTAVAATVYDKYVKETGDKTPTVIASTASPYKFTRSVMESIDEAYAAKSDFELVDELCKLSGVKVPQAIEDIRTAPVLHDTVCDKEEMESVVKKFLNI; translated from the coding sequence ATGGAATTGATATACAGAAGTACAAGAAATGCAAATGAAACAGCGACCGCATCAGAAGCAATCTTAAAGGGTCTTGCAAATGAAGGAGGATTATTTGTTCCTGACAGTATTCCTGCTCTTGATGTCAGCCTTACAGATTTGGCGCAGATGAACTATCAGCAGGTTGCTTATGAAGTAATGAAGCTGATGTTTACAGATTTTACAGAAGAAGAGTTAAAGCATTGTATCAATTCAGCATATGACAAGAAGTTTGATACACCGGAGATCGCACCACTCGTACATAAAGCAGGTGCATATTATCTGGAATTATTCCACGGTTCAACGATTGCATTTAAGGATATGGCATTATCCATTCTTCCTTATCTGCTTACAACATCCGCAAAGAAGAATCATGTAAAGAACGAGATCGTTATTCTGACAGCTACTTCCGGTGATACAGGAAAGGCAGCACTTGCAGGATTTGCAGATGTATCGGGAACAAAGATCATCGTATTCTATCCAAAGCATGGTGTAAGCCCGATCCAGGAGAAGCAGATGGTAACCCAGAAGGGTGAAAATACATTTGTCGTAGGAATTACAGGCAACTTCGATGACGCACAGACAGGTGTTAAGAAGATGTTCTCAGATGAGAAGCTTGCTTCATACATGGACGAGAAAGGATATCAGTTCTCATCAGCTAATTCAATCAATATCGGACGTCTGGTTCCGCAGATGGTTTATTATGTATATGCATATACAAGACTGGTTAAGGACGGAACGATCAAGGCTGGCGACAAGATCAATGTTGTTGTACCAACCGGTAACTTTGGAAATATCCTTGCAGCATATTATGCAAAAGAAATGGGACTTCCGATCGCGAAGTTCGTATGTGCATCAAATGACAACAAGGTATTATATGATTTCTTTACAACAGGTACTTATGACAGAAATCGTGAATTTATCTTAACAACATCACCATCTATGGATATCCTGATCTCAAGCAACTTAGAGAGACTGATCTACAAGATCGCAGGAAATGATGCAGAGAAGAATGCAGCACTGATGAAGCAGTTAAGCACAGAAGGTGTATATACGATCACAGATGAGATGAAAGCAAAGCTTGCTGAATTTGCGGGCGGTTATGCAACAGAAGCAGAAACCTCGGCAACGATCAAGAAAGTATATGAGTCGGATTCTTATATCATGGATACACATACAGCAGTAGCAGCAACCGTATATGACAAGTATGTAAAAGAAACAGGAGATAAGACTCCTACGGTTATCGCTTCTACAGCAAGCCCATACAAGTTTACAAGAAGTGTTATGGAATCTATCGACGAAGCTTATGCAGCAAAGAGTGACTTTGAATTAGTTGATGAGCTCTGCAAGTTATCCGGTGTAAAGGTTCCACAGGCGATTGAGGACATCCGTACAGCTCCTGTTCTTCACGACACAGTATGTGACAAAGAAGAAATGGAGAGCGTCGTAAAGAAGTTCTTAAACATCTAA
- a CDS encoding diacylglycerol kinase family lipid kinase, with protein MKKMLFIVNPKAGRTTLKNCLIDVIDIFCKKDYEVRIYLTQGVGDAARVVKEEGENYDVIVCAGGDGTLGNTVTGFMECGLNRPLGYIPCGSTNDYARSLEIPKEAIEAAEQLVAAAPFSVDVGELNKNYFVYVAAFGIFSDTSYATPQNMKNILGHAAYVLQGMKSLVNVPTYNLKIEFNNQTYTGEFMFGMISNSVSVGGYKSLTSHGVEFDDGLFEGVLIRKIQNFADLQRIINSLLLGNTNETNMVAFRTNRVVIESEEPIAWTLDGEYGGEYTRSEISVHRRAIALLVSPEEEKEEVK; from the coding sequence ATGAAAAAAATGCTGTTTATTGTAAATCCCAAAGCGGGACGAACAACTTTGAAGAATTGTCTTATAGATGTCATAGATATCTTTTGCAAGAAAGACTATGAAGTCAGAATTTATCTGACACAGGGAGTCGGTGATGCTGCCCGTGTCGTAAAAGAAGAAGGAGAGAACTACGATGTGATCGTATGTGCCGGAGGTGACGGAACTCTTGGTAATACGGTTACGGGATTTATGGAATGTGGACTGAATCGGCCGTTGGGGTATATCCCATGTGGCTCGACAAATGATTATGCCAGAAGCCTTGAGATTCCGAAGGAAGCAATCGAGGCAGCGGAACAGCTTGTCGCGGCCGCACCTTTTTCGGTAGATGTCGGAGAACTGAATAAGAATTATTTTGTCTATGTTGCGGCGTTTGGCATTTTTTCGGATACATCTTATGCAACCCCTCAGAATATGAAGAATATTTTAGGACATGCTGCATATGTATTACAGGGTATGAAGAGTCTTGTAAATGTTCCGACATATAATCTGAAGATTGAATTTAATAACCAGACATATACCGGTGAGTTCATGTTCGGTATGATATCGAATTCAGTATCGGTTGGTGGATATAAGAGTCTGACCAGCCATGGAGTTGAATTCGACGATGGCTTGTTCGAAGGAGTTCTGATCCGTAAGATCCAGAATTTTGCAGATCTCCAGAGAATCATCAATTCGCTGCTCCTTGGAAATACAAATGAGACGAATATGGTGGCATTCCGTACGAATCGTGTTGTGATCGAGAGCGAAGAGCCGATCGCATGGACCCTGGATGGTGAATATGGTGGAGAATATACCAGATCAGAGATATCGGTTCACAGACGGGCAATCGCTCTACTGGTATCACCGGAAGAAGAAAAAGAAGAAGTTAAGTAG
- the glmM gene encoding phosphoglucosamine mutase: protein MGKYFGTDGFRGEANKDLTVQHSFKVGRYLGYYYGKKNPEGKAKVVIGKDTRRSSYMFEYALVAGLTASGADVYLMHVTPTPSVSYIVRTDGFDCGIMISASHNPYYDNGIKIINGMGYKLEAAVEEEIERYIDGEIPEIPLATKENIGCTVDYSMGRNRYMGYLMTIPTRSFKNMRVGLDCANGAAYQVAKAVFDALGAKTYVINNDPDGTNINTNCGSTHIEGLQKFVVEKGLDVGFAYDGDADRCLCVDDKGELVDGDKILYVCGRYMKERGELNKNTIVTTIMSNLGLYKALDKKGISYDKTAVGDKYVFESMMEHGYSIGGEQSGHIIFSKYATTGDGVLTSLKIMEVILERKCKLSECFKSLTIFPQLLVNVKVSSKDAVMNDPDVQALNQKIAEELGSDGRLLLRQSGTEPLIRVMVEAESDELCNKYVYQMVDLIKEKGYAI, encoded by the coding sequence ATGGGTAAATATTTTGGAACAGATGGATTCAGAGGTGAAGCAAATAAGGATCTTACTGTACAGCACAGCTTCAAGGTCGGACGTTATCTTGGCTATTATTATGGCAAGAAGAATCCGGAAGGCAAGGCAAAGGTGGTTATCGGTAAGGATACCAGACGTTCAAGTTATATGTTTGAATATGCGCTGGTCGCAGGCTTAACGGCAAGTGGTGCAGATGTATATCTGATGCATGTAACACCGACACCGAGTGTTTCCTATATTGTCAGAACCGATGGTTTTGACTGTGGAATCATGATCTCGGCAAGTCATAATCCATACTATGATAATGGTATCAAGATCATCAATGGCATGGGTTACAAATTAGAGGCTGCGGTTGAAGAAGAGATTGAGCGTTATATCGATGGTGAGATTCCGGAGATTCCGCTGGCTACAAAAGAAAATATCGGATGCACGGTTGATTACTCCATGGGAAGAAATCGTTACATGGGATACCTGATGACGATCCCTACCCGATCCTTTAAGAATATGAGAGTTGGACTGGACTGCGCAAACGGTGCAGCCTATCAGGTTGCAAAGGCAGTATTTGATGCACTCGGAGCAAAGACCTATGTGATCAATAATGATCCGGACGGAACCAATATCAATACAAATTGTGGATCTACCCACATTGAGGGACTGCAGAAGTTTGTAGTAGAAAAAGGACTGGACGTAGGATTTGCTTATGACGGTGATGCAGATCGTTGTCTGTGCGTTGATGATAAGGGCGAGTTAGTAGACGGAGATAAGATCCTGTATGTCTGCGGACGTTATATGAAGGAACGCGGAGAACTGAATAAGAATACGATCGTAACAACGATCATGTCAAACCTTGGCTTATATAAAGCATTGGATAAGAAGGGAATCTCCTATGATAAGACAGCAGTCGGTGACAAATATGTATTTGAATCCATGATGGAGCATGGATATTCTATCGGCGGCGAACAGTCAGGACATATCATCTTCTCCAAATATGCAACGACCGGAGATGGTGTATTGACGTCTTTGAAGATCATGGAAGTTATTCTGGAACGCAAATGTAAATTATCAGAGTGCTTCAAGAGCCTGACAATCTTCCCGCAGCTTCTGGTAAATGTAAAGGTATCCAGTAAGGATGCGGTTATGAATGATCCGGATGTGCAGGCATTAAATCAGAAGATCGCAGAGGAGCTTGGTTCTGACGGAAGACTTCTTCTTCGCCAGAGCGGAACAGAACCGCTTATCCGTGTTATGGTAGAAGCAGAGAGTGATGAACTCTGCAACAAATATGTATATCAGATGGTAGATCTGATCAAAGAGAAAGGTTATGCAATATAG
- the queC gene encoding 7-cyano-7-deazaguanine synthase QueC: MQNLKNRDEAVVVFSGGQDSTTCLLWALKKYKKVYAVSFDYGQKHIKELECAKKIAEKFGVEHHILDMSLLNQLAPNSLTRSEMKVDENAPEVGTPNTFVDGRNMVFLTFVAIYAKQKGVSDIITGVSQSDFSGYPDCRDIFIKSLNTTLNLAMDYEFDIITPLMWIDKMETWKLADELDGLDVIRDMTLTCYNGIPGEGCGHCPSCKLRKKGYDLYMEYKKNHNA, encoded by the coding sequence ATGCAGAATTTGAAGAACAGAGATGAAGCAGTTGTTGTATTCAGTGGTGGACAGGACAGTACGACCTGTTTGTTATGGGCGCTTAAGAAGTATAAAAAAGTATACGCAGTATCATTTGACTATGGACAAAAGCATATAAAAGAATTAGAATGTGCAAAGAAGATTGCTGAAAAATTTGGAGTAGAGCATCATATTCTGGATATGAGTCTGTTGAATCAGCTTGCACCAAATTCATTGACAAGAAGTGAGATGAAGGTAGACGAGAATGCACCGGAGGTCGGTACACCGAATACATTTGTAGATGGAAGAAATATGGTATTTCTGACATTTGTAGCGATCTATGCGAAGCAGAAGGGCGTCAGCGACATTATAACCGGTGTCAGCCAGAGTGATTTCTCCGGCTATCCTGACTGCAGAGATATTTTCATCAAATCATTGAATACAACACTGAATCTTGCGATGGACTATGAATTCGATATCATCACACCATTGATGTGGATCGATAAGATGGAGACCTGGAAGCTGGCAGATGAACTCGACGGACTCGATGTTATCAGAGATATGACCCTTACCTGTTATAATGGTATTCCGGGCGAAGGATGCGGTCACTGTCCATCCTGTAAGCTCAGAAAAAAGGGATATGATCTCTACATGGAATATAAAAAGAATCACAATGCATAA
- the queD gene encoding 6-carboxytetrahydropterin synthase QueD, producing MYSLKTNSSFDSAHFLAGYEGKCRNLHGHRWTVEVEVGGEKLMQDGQTRGMVVDFGDLKKDLREKTEEMDHCLIMEKGTLKEKTMEALAEEQFRIIELPMRPTAENLAKYFYEYMADKGYQVIRTTVYETPTNAATYMA from the coding sequence ATGTACAGTTTAAAGACAAATTCAAGTTTTGACAGCGCGCATTTCCTTGCGGGCTATGAGGGTAAATGCAGAAATCTGCACGGACACCGCTGGACGGTTGAAGTTGAAGTCGGCGGCGAGAAGCTGATGCAGGACGGACAGACCAGAGGCATGGTTGTAGATTTTGGAGATCTGAAAAAGGATCTCAGAGAGAAAACAGAAGAGATGGATCATTGCCTGATCATGGAGAAAGGTACATTGAAGGAAAAGACGATGGAAGCACTGGCAGAAGAACAGTTCCGTATCATCGAGCTTCCGATGCGTCCGACAGCAGAGAATCTGGCAAAGTATTTTTATGAATATATGGCAGATAAGGGATATCAGGTGATTCGTACCACAGTTTATGAGACCCCGACCAATGCAGCAACGTATATGGCATAA